One genomic region from Streptomyces sp. NBC_01304 encodes:
- a CDS encoding carboxymuconolactone decarboxylase family protein — MIIDIPEGQEPIGYVWGDMVPEIGMAAANFSLSVYSHTKLGLREFEAARLVIAKINGCQFCLDWRTERDDGEKVEESFMEAVDEWRTTDAFDDRARLAAEYAERYALDHHGLDDEFWERMTAHYSQAEIVELSMDIGSWLAFGRLNHVLGLDSVCVLPTH; from the coding sequence ATGATCATCGACATCCCCGAGGGCCAGGAGCCGATCGGGTACGTGTGGGGCGACATGGTCCCCGAGATCGGGATGGCCGCCGCGAACTTCTCGCTGTCGGTGTACTCCCACACCAAGCTCGGGCTGCGCGAGTTCGAGGCCGCGCGCCTGGTGATCGCGAAGATCAACGGGTGCCAGTTCTGCCTCGACTGGCGCACCGAGCGGGACGACGGCGAGAAGGTCGAGGAGTCCTTCATGGAGGCCGTGGACGAGTGGCGCACCACCGACGCCTTCGACGACCGCGCCCGCCTGGCCGCCGAGTACGCCGAGCGGTACGCGCTCGACCACCACGGCCTGGACGACGAGTTCTGGGAGCGGATGACCGCGCACTACAGCCAGGCCGAGATCGTCGAGCTGAGCATGGACATCGGGTCGTGGCTGGCCTTCGGGCGGCTCAACCACGTGCTCGGGCTCGACAGCGTCTGCGTACTGCCGACGCATTGA
- a CDS encoding PucR family transcriptional regulator produces the protein MTERPRAGLGRVLDDLGTTLLDLVCGDPEKADAIGGVVIHDPLDEPVLPRQALVLGVGVHDGAETARLLTELGAAGAAALVVRAPAPCDAAVTAAAQRAGVALLALTRGASWAQLASLLRSLLAEGDVGEVGAQTLGGMPSGDLFALANAVAALLDAPVTIEDRSSRVLAFSGRQDEADPSRVETILGRQVPERLTRMLEDRGVFRSLYRSDQPVEVDPVGSDEFNLPRVAIAVRAGDEILGSIWAAVHAPLSAERTQALCDAAKLVALHMLRQRAGADVERRLRADLVGTVLEGGPGAAEALDRLGLADQAGVVLALAAPDRSPSQEPASAALHARHTAERQRLADAFAMHLSAVHPRAAAALIGDVAYGILPVARHQHDAEERAARVGADFLKRIGERRKPLIGIGPAAPDGTALARSRGGADRALRVLRAKAGTRHVARMADVHVEALLLELGDLAAQRGDRPTGPLARLLAYDREHDSCLVETVRAWLNAFGDVAAAATAMYVHQNTFRYRLRRVTEVGDIDLSDPDARFALMLQLRMLPRQESPGATAPLAEDASPAAPA, from the coding sequence GTGACCGAACGACCACGAGCGGGCCTCGGCCGCGTCCTGGACGATCTGGGCACCACCCTGCTCGACCTCGTCTGCGGCGACCCGGAGAAGGCGGACGCCATCGGCGGCGTCGTCATCCACGATCCGCTCGACGAGCCCGTCCTGCCCCGCCAGGCGCTCGTCCTCGGCGTCGGCGTGCACGACGGGGCCGAGACCGCCCGGCTGCTCACCGAGCTCGGCGCGGCCGGCGCCGCCGCCCTGGTGGTGCGCGCGCCCGCCCCCTGCGACGCGGCGGTCACGGCCGCCGCGCAGCGGGCCGGGGTCGCGCTCCTCGCCCTCACCCGTGGCGCGTCCTGGGCGCAACTCGCCTCTCTGCTGCGGTCGTTGCTCGCCGAGGGCGATGTCGGCGAGGTGGGCGCGCAGACCTTGGGCGGCATGCCGTCGGGCGACCTGTTCGCCCTGGCCAACGCGGTGGCCGCGCTCCTCGACGCACCGGTCACCATCGAGGACCGCAGTTCCCGCGTCCTCGCCTTCTCCGGCCGCCAGGACGAGGCCGACCCCTCCCGGGTGGAGACGATCCTCGGGCGCCAGGTGCCCGAGCGCCTGACCCGGATGCTGGAGGACCGCGGCGTCTTCCGGTCGCTGTACCGCAGCGATCAGCCCGTCGAGGTCGACCCTGTCGGGAGCGACGAGTTCAACCTGCCGCGGGTCGCCATCGCGGTGCGCGCCGGGGACGAGATCCTCGGCTCGATCTGGGCCGCCGTGCACGCGCCGCTGAGCGCGGAGCGCACCCAGGCGCTGTGCGACGCGGCGAAGCTGGTGGCGCTGCACATGCTCCGCCAGCGCGCGGGGGCGGACGTGGAGCGCAGGCTCCGCGCCGACCTGGTGGGCACCGTCCTCGAGGGCGGGCCGGGCGCGGCGGAGGCCCTGGACCGGCTCGGCCTGGCGGACCAGGCGGGCGTCGTCCTCGCCCTGGCCGCACCCGACCGCTCCCCGTCCCAGGAGCCCGCCTCGGCCGCCCTGCACGCGCGGCACACGGCCGAACGGCAGCGCCTGGCCGACGCGTTCGCCATGCACTTGAGTGCCGTCCACCCCCGCGCCGCCGCGGCACTCATCGGCGACGTGGCGTACGGCATCCTGCCCGTGGCCCGGCACCAGCACGACGCCGAGGAGCGGGCGGCGCGCGTCGGGGCCGACTTCCTCAAGCGCATCGGCGAACGCCGGAAGCCGCTGATCGGCATCGGCCCCGCCGCCCCGGACGGCACCGCTCTTGCGCGCTCCCGGGGCGGCGCCGACCGCGCGCTGCGGGTCCTGCGCGCCAAGGCGGGGACGCGCCACGTCGCCCGCATGGCCGACGTGCACGTCGAGGCACTGCTGCTCGAACTCGGCGACCTCGCCGCCCAGCGCGGCGACCGGCCGACCGGCCCGCTCGCCCGGCTGCTCGCCTACGACCGGGAGCACGACTCGTGCCTGGTCGAGACGGTACGCGCGTGGCTGAACGCGTTCGGCGACGTCGCGGCCGCCGCCACGGCGATGTACGTGCACCAGAACACGTTCCGCTACCGGCTGCGCCGGGTGACCGAGGTCGGCGACATCGACCTCTCCGACCCCGACGCCCGGTTCGCGCTGATGCTCCAGCTGCGGATGCTGCCCCGGCAGGAGAGCCCCGGCGCCACCGCGCCGCTCGCCGAGGACGCGTCGCCGGCCGCGCCGGCGTGA
- a CDS encoding M20/M25/M40 family metallo-hydrolase produces MTADIERLVRAESPSADLDAVAASAAVVAAMGTAHLGAAPEVIVLDGRTHLRWRLGDGPRRVLVLGHHDTVWPLGSLATHPCAVRDGVLRGPGCFDMKTGLVMAFHALAALGAVDGVSVLVTGDEELGSPSSRELIEAEAAGCVAALVLEASADGGALKTERKGVSRYEVRVRGRAAHAGLEPERGVNATVEAAHQILAVAALADPAAGTTVTPTLLGAGTTTNTVPAQGQFAVDVRIRDAAEQARVDDALRALRPAVEGAVVEVTGGPNRPPLSASSSAALFERAQELAGRLGLRPLTAAAVGGASDGNFTAGVGTPTLDGLGAVGGGAHADDEHVLLAELPARTALLAALVDDLLGGSAR; encoded by the coding sequence ATGACCGCCGACATCGAGCGGCTCGTACGGGCCGAGTCGCCGTCGGCCGATCTCGACGCGGTGGCGGCGAGCGCGGCCGTGGTCGCGGCGATGGGCACCGCGCATCTCGGTGCGGCTCCGGAAGTGATCGTCCTCGACGGCCGTACGCATCTGCGGTGGCGCCTCGGTGACGGCCCGCGGCGGGTCCTGGTGCTCGGGCACCACGACACGGTGTGGCCGCTCGGCTCGCTCGCGACGCATCCCTGCGCGGTGCGCGACGGTGTGCTGCGCGGGCCCGGCTGCTTCGACATGAAGACCGGACTCGTGATGGCGTTCCACGCCCTGGCGGCCCTCGGCGCGGTCGACGGGGTCAGCGTGCTCGTCACCGGCGACGAGGAGCTGGGCTCGCCGTCCTCGCGGGAGTTGATCGAGGCGGAGGCGGCCGGCTGCGTCGCCGCGCTGGTGCTGGAGGCGTCGGCGGACGGCGGCGCCCTGAAGACGGAACGCAAGGGCGTCTCGCGCTACGAGGTACGGGTGCGGGGACGGGCGGCGCACGCGGGCCTCGAACCGGAACGCGGGGTCAACGCCACCGTCGAGGCCGCCCACCAGATCCTCGCCGTCGCCGCGCTCGCCGACCCGGCCGCCGGCACCACGGTCACCCCCACCCTGCTCGGCGCCGGGACCACGACCAACACCGTTCCCGCGCAAGGACAGTTCGCCGTGGACGTACGCATCCGTGATGCCGCCGAGCAGGCACGGGTGGACGACGCCCTGCGCGCGCTGCGGCCGGCCGTGGAGGGTGCGGTGGTCGAGGTGACGGGCGGCCCCAACCGGCCGCCGCTGTCGGCGAGTTCCTCGGCGGCGCTCTTCGAGCGTGCACAGGAACTGGCCGGCCGGCTCGGCCTGCGGCCGCTGACCGCCGCCGCAGTGGGCGGCGCCTCCGACGGCAACTTCACCGCCGGTGTCGGCACCCCCACGCTCGACGGGCTCGGGGCGGTGGGCGGGGGCGCGCACGCGGACGACGAGCATGTCCTGCTTGCCGAACTGCCCGCTCGTACGGCCCTGTTGGCGGCACTCGTCGACGACCTCCTCGGCGGGTCCGCCCGATGA
- a CDS encoding GNAT family N-acetyltransferase: MTDTPLAVPRPTDDAATAAASAARAAGCTVRTIAELADLDAVCRLFAGIWQPGGENPLVTTELLRAMTKAGNYVAAAFDDDELVGACIGFFGPPPHGALHSHIAGVAGKTRGRSVGFALKVHQRSWALRRGTTQVSWTFDPLVRRNAYFNIGKLAAEPAEYLPNFYGVMNDGINGADDTDRLLVTWRLPAPEVAAACHGSPARTVAAPGAAVALGVTAEGRPAPGRADGSRVLVAVPHDIEQLRRSDPACAADWRSALREALGGLLAEGWRVAGFDRAGWYVLVRKEEVQ, translated from the coding sequence ATGACGGACACCCCGCTCGCCGTGCCCCGCCCCACGGACGACGCCGCCACGGCGGCAGCATCGGCCGCCCGCGCGGCGGGCTGCACTGTCCGCACCATCGCCGAACTCGCCGACCTCGACGCCGTATGCCGCCTCTTCGCCGGGATCTGGCAGCCGGGCGGCGAGAACCCCCTGGTGACGACCGAACTGCTGCGGGCGATGACCAAAGCCGGCAACTACGTCGCCGCCGCCTTCGACGACGACGAACTGGTCGGCGCCTGCATCGGCTTCTTCGGACCGCCGCCGCACGGGGCGCTGCACAGCCACATCGCGGGCGTCGCGGGCAAGACGCGCGGCCGCAGCGTTGGCTTCGCGCTCAAGGTGCACCAGCGCTCCTGGGCGCTGCGGCGCGGCACGACACAGGTGTCCTGGACCTTCGACCCGCTGGTGCGGCGCAACGCCTACTTCAACATCGGCAAGCTGGCCGCCGAACCCGCCGAGTACCTGCCCAACTTCTACGGCGTGATGAACGACGGCATCAACGGCGCCGACGACACCGACCGCCTCCTCGTCACCTGGCGACTCCCCGCCCCCGAGGTCGCCGCCGCCTGCCACGGGAGTCCCGCGCGGACGGTTGCCGCCCCCGGTGCCGCGGTCGCCCTGGGCGTCACGGCCGAGGGCAGGCCCGCACCGGGCCGCGCCGACGGATCGCGGGTCCTGGTGGCCGTGCCCCACGACATCGAGCAACTGCGGCGCAGCGATCCCGCGTGCGCGGCCGACTGGCGCTCCGCGCTGCGGGAGGCCCTGGGCGGGCTGCTCGCCGAGGGGTGGCGGGTGGCGGGATTCGACCGGGCCGGATGGTACGTCCTCGTACGAAAGGAAGAAGTCCAGTGA
- a CDS encoding CatB-related O-acetyltransferase: MPALPGPPADPNVLHPMPDQSRVVLLRPLVKSPLIEVGEFSYYDDPDDPTAFETRNVLYHYGPERLVIGKFCALGTGVRFIMNGANHRMDGPSTFPFPIMGGSWTEHFDLITGLPGRGDTVVGNDVWFGYRTMVMPGVRIGHGAVIASGSVVVDDVPDYGIVGGNPAKLIRRRHSDEDIARLLELAWWDWPLDHLTAHLRTVMSGSVDALAAASPKQP; encoded by the coding sequence ATGCCCGCTCTGCCCGGCCCGCCCGCCGACCCGAACGTGCTGCACCCGATGCCCGACCAGTCGCGCGTGGTGCTGCTGCGGCCGCTGGTCAAGTCACCGTTGATCGAGGTCGGGGAGTTCTCGTACTACGACGACCCGGACGACCCGACCGCGTTCGAGACCCGCAACGTGCTCTACCACTACGGTCCCGAGCGGCTCGTCATCGGGAAGTTCTGCGCGCTCGGCACGGGCGTCCGCTTCATCATGAACGGCGCCAACCACCGCATGGACGGCCCCTCGACGTTCCCCTTCCCCATCATGGGCGGCTCGTGGACCGAGCACTTCGACCTCATCACCGGCCTGCCCGGGCGGGGCGACACGGTGGTCGGCAACGATGTGTGGTTCGGCTACCGGACGATGGTCATGCCCGGCGTGCGCATCGGCCACGGTGCGGTCATCGCGTCCGGCTCCGTGGTCGTCGACGACGTTCCGGACTACGGCATCGTCGGCGGCAACCCGGCGAAGCTCATCCGCCGCCGCCACAGCGACGAGGACATCGCGCGGTTGCTCGAACTCGCCTGGTGGGACTGGCCGTTGGACCACCTCACCGCGCATCTGCGCACGGTCATGTCCGGCAGCGTCGACGCGCTCGCGGCGGCGTCCCCGAAGCAGCCGTAG
- a CDS encoding cytochrome P450, which produces MIEDAPERTCPATPPVREWPAQDLTGTDFDPVLTELMEQGPMHRIQLPHGEGWAWLATRYDDVRMITNDPRFTRHEITERQITRLAPHFKPKPGSLAFADGSDHHRLRRVVAPAFTAAGVERFRGRAQEVLDGLMDALLAEGPPADLTTRVLGPFPVEVVCEVMGVPVADRPQLKEWTDQIVFPSQDAQTTGQVKDRLYGWLGEAIRARRGSTGEDILSLLGAGVARGDLSEDEAVGVAGPLQIGGEAVTNNVGQMLYLLLTRPQLLERLTAEPELRPRALDELLRYIPHRSAVGLARIATEDVDLRGHRITAGDPVYVSYLAANRDPEVFPDPEHIDFDRAPNPHVSFGYGTHYCVGGLLARLEIDLLMDAVLDRLPGLRLAVPAEQVPWRRRALIRGPQALQVGWESGV; this is translated from the coding sequence ATGATCGAGGACGCCCCGGAACGGACCTGCCCGGCCACACCCCCCGTACGCGAGTGGCCCGCCCAGGACCTGACCGGCACCGACTTCGACCCGGTCCTGACCGAGCTCATGGAGCAGGGGCCGATGCACCGGATCCAGTTGCCGCACGGCGAGGGCTGGGCGTGGCTGGCGACCCGCTACGACGACGTACGGATGATCACGAACGACCCGCGCTTCACCCGGCACGAGATCACCGAACGGCAGATCACCCGGCTCGCCCCGCACTTCAAGCCCAAGCCGGGCTCGCTCGCCTTCGCCGACGGCTCCGACCACCACCGGCTGCGCCGCGTCGTGGCACCGGCCTTCACCGCGGCCGGCGTGGAGCGCTTCCGGGGCCGCGCCCAGGAGGTCCTGGACGGCCTGATGGACGCCCTCCTCGCGGAGGGACCGCCCGCCGACCTCACCACACGCGTCCTCGGACCGTTCCCCGTCGAGGTCGTCTGCGAGGTCATGGGCGTACCCGTCGCCGACCGGCCGCAGCTCAAGGAGTGGACCGACCAGATCGTCTTCCCGTCGCAGGACGCGCAGACCACGGGGCAGGTGAAGGACCGGCTGTACGGCTGGCTCGGCGAGGCGATCCGGGCCCGGCGCGGCAGCACCGGCGAGGACATCCTGTCGCTGCTCGGCGCGGGCGTGGCCCGCGGCGACCTCAGCGAGGACGAGGCGGTCGGCGTGGCCGGACCGCTGCAGATCGGCGGCGAGGCCGTCACCAACAACGTCGGCCAGATGCTCTACCTGCTCCTGACCCGCCCCCAGCTGCTCGAACGGCTCACCGCAGAGCCCGAGTTGCGGCCCCGGGCCCTCGACGAACTGCTGCGCTACATCCCGCACCGCAGCGCCGTCGGCCTCGCGCGCATCGCCACCGAGGACGTCGACCTGCGCGGCCACCGCATCACGGCGGGCGATCCGGTCTACGTCTCCTACCTCGCCGCCAACCGCGACCCGGAGGTCTTCCCCGACCCGGAGCACATCGACTTCGACCGGGCCCCCAACCCCCATGTGTCCTTCGGCTACGGCACCCACTACTGCGTCGGCGGCCTGCTCGCCCGCCTGGAGATCGACCTGCTCATGGACGCGGTCCTGGACCGGCTGCCGGGCCTGCGCCTCGCGGTGCCGGCCGAGCAAGTGCCGTGGCGGCGGCGGGCGTTGATCCGGGGTCCGCAGGCGCTGCAGGTCGGATGGGAATCAGGCGTCTGA
- the menC gene encoding o-succinylbenzoate synthase, which translates to MKLTGIELREIRLPLVAPFRTSFATQTERAALLLRAVGTESEGWGECVAMADPRYSSEYAAGCADVLRRFLVPALGACERLDVHAVAPALAPFQGHRMAKAALEMAVWDAELRALGVPLARELGAVHDRVPCGVSVGIMDSLPELIDAVTSYVEEGYRRIKLKIEPGWDIEPVRAVREHFGDDLLLQVDANTAYTLADARHLARLDPFRLLLIEQPLEEEDILGHAELAKVIETPVCLDESITSARAAAAAITLGACSIVNIKPGRVGGYLEARRIHDVCVAHGVPVWCGGMLETGLGRAANVALAALPGFTLPGDTSASGRYFRTDITEPFVLDDGHLVVPSGPGLGVEPVPEVLEEVTVSTEWIAL; encoded by the coding sequence GTGAAGCTCACCGGAATCGAACTCCGCGAGATCCGGCTGCCGTTGGTGGCACCCTTCCGCACGTCCTTCGCCACCCAGACCGAACGCGCCGCGCTGCTGCTGCGCGCGGTGGGCACCGAATCCGAGGGCTGGGGCGAATGCGTGGCGATGGCCGACCCGCGCTACTCCTCCGAGTACGCCGCGGGCTGCGCCGACGTGCTGCGCCGCTTCCTCGTCCCGGCACTGGGCGCGTGCGAGCGCCTGGACGTGCACGCGGTGGCCCCGGCCCTCGCGCCGTTCCAGGGCCACCGGATGGCGAAGGCCGCGCTGGAGATGGCGGTGTGGGACGCCGAACTGCGGGCGCTGGGCGTGCCGTTGGCCCGTGAGCTCGGCGCGGTGCACGACCGCGTGCCGTGCGGGGTCTCGGTGGGGATCATGGACTCCCTGCCGGAACTGATCGACGCGGTGACCTCGTACGTCGAGGAGGGGTACCGGCGCATCAAGCTGAAGATCGAGCCCGGCTGGGACATCGAGCCGGTGCGGGCCGTGCGCGAGCACTTCGGGGACGACCTGCTGCTGCAGGTCGACGCCAACACCGCCTACACCCTTGCCGACGCACGGCACCTGGCCCGGCTTGACCCCTTCCGACTCCTGCTGATCGAACAGCCCTTGGAGGAAGAGGACATCCTGGGCCACGCCGAGCTGGCGAAGGTGATCGAGACGCCGGTGTGCCTCGACGAATCGATCACCTCGGCCCGGGCCGCCGCGGCCGCGATCACCCTGGGCGCGTGCAGCATCGTGAACATCAAGCCGGGGCGCGTCGGCGGCTATCTGGAGGCCCGCCGCATCCACGACGTCTGCGTCGCGCACGGTGTGCCGGTGTGGTGCGGCGGAATGCTGGAGACGGGCCTCGGCCGGGCCGCGAACGTCGCCCTGGCGGCGCTGCCGGGCTTCACCCTGCCCGGCGACACCTCCGCGTCCGGCCGCTACTTCCGTACCGACATCACCGAGCCGTTCGTCCTGGACGACGGGCATCTCGTGGTGCCGAGCGGGCCCGGGCTCGGGGTGGAACCCGTACCGGAGGTGCTCGAAGAGGTCACGGTGAGCACGGAATGGATCGCCCTGTGA
- a CDS encoding GMC oxidoreductase encodes MNGTTMHDSGSKGFSRRGFIAGTGSILGAVVLAGQAGAAEAPTRSASAAASLIANGANVPVLVIGTGYGGSVAALRLAQAGVDVQMVEMGQDWVTPGSDGKIHPKVTSPDYRSFWMRTRTKAPLSNFLGFPIDKDVPKYAGILDAEDFAGITVYQGRGVGGGSLVNGGMAVTPKRQNFASVLPTVNADEMYNTFYPRANSGLGVGQIDPAWFERTSYYQYSRVGRKHAQRSGFAWTFVPDVYDWPYMVAEDNGTVPKSALAQEILYGNNYGKKTLPKTYLGQAKATGKVTISPLHEVTSVAPASGGGYLVTMKQINTDGATVATKTVQAAKVFFAAGSVGTSKLLVKLRATGALPGLSAEVGKGWGENGNVMCGRANHVWDATGDVQSTIPCSGIDNWDAGGAFAEVAPLPTGIETFASFYLSITKTTRRADFSYNAGTGKVDLSWQTAWKQDSINMAKSIFDKINSKEGTIYRTDLFGSNKIWGDHLTYHPLGGAVLDKATDNYGRLRGYQGLYVIDGALIPGNTTVNPFVTITALAERNIEKIIATDL; translated from the coding sequence ATGAATGGCACCACCATGCATGATAGCGGCTCCAAGGGCTTCTCCCGTCGAGGCTTCATCGCTGGAACTGGTTCTATTCTCGGGGCCGTTGTGCTGGCCGGTCAGGCGGGCGCGGCCGAGGCACCCACTCGTTCGGCCTCGGCCGCGGCGTCCCTGATCGCGAACGGCGCGAACGTCCCCGTCCTGGTGATCGGCACCGGCTACGGCGGCTCCGTGGCCGCCCTGCGCCTGGCCCAGGCGGGCGTCGACGTGCAGATGGTCGAGATGGGCCAGGACTGGGTCACCCCAGGCTCCGACGGCAAGATCCACCCAAAGGTCACCAGTCCCGACTACCGCTCGTTCTGGATGCGCACCAGAACCAAGGCGCCGCTCAGCAACTTCCTCGGCTTCCCGATCGACAAGGACGTACCGAAGTACGCCGGCATCCTGGACGCCGAGGACTTCGCCGGCATCACCGTGTACCAGGGGCGCGGTGTCGGCGGCGGCTCGCTGGTCAACGGCGGTATGGCCGTCACGCCCAAGCGGCAGAACTTCGCCTCCGTGCTGCCGACGGTCAACGCGGACGAGATGTACAACACCTTCTACCCGAGGGCCAATTCGGGCCTCGGTGTCGGCCAGATCGACCCTGCCTGGTTCGAGCGGACGTCGTACTACCAGTACTCGCGGGTCGGGCGCAAGCACGCCCAACGCTCCGGCTTCGCCTGGACGTTCGTCCCGGACGTATACGACTGGCCCTACATGGTGGCCGAGGACAACGGCACCGTCCCCAAGTCGGCACTCGCCCAGGAGATCCTCTACGGCAACAACTACGGCAAGAAGACCCTGCCGAAGACCTACCTCGGCCAGGCCAAGGCCACCGGCAAGGTCACCATCTCCCCACTGCACGAGGTCACTTCGGTTGCTCCTGCCTCGGGCGGCGGCTACCTCGTCACCATGAAGCAGATCAACACGGACGGCGCCACCGTCGCCACCAAGACCGTCCAGGCGGCGAAGGTGTTCTTCGCGGCCGGCAGCGTCGGCACCAGCAAGCTCCTGGTCAAGCTCAGGGCCACCGGTGCCCTGCCGGGCCTCAGCGCCGAGGTCGGCAAGGGCTGGGGCGAGAACGGCAACGTGATGTGCGGCCGGGCCAACCACGTGTGGGACGCGACCGGCGACGTCCAGTCGACGATCCCCTGTTCCGGCATCGACAACTGGGACGCGGGCGGCGCGTTCGCCGAGGTCGCCCCGCTGCCGACCGGCATCGAGACCTTCGCCTCGTTCTACCTGTCGATCACCAAGACCACGCGCCGCGCCGACTTCAGCTACAACGCGGGCACCGGAAAGGTCGACCTGTCCTGGCAGACCGCCTGGAAGCAGGACTCGATCAACATGGCGAAGTCCATCTTCGACAAGATCAACAGCAAGGAGGGGACGATCTACCGGACCGACCTCTTCGGCAGCAACAAGATCTGGGGCGACCACCTCACCTACCACCCGCTGGGCGGCGCGGTCCTGGACAAGGCGACCGACAACTACGGGCGGCTGCGCGGATATCAGGGGCTGTACGTCATCGACGGCGCGCTGATCCCCGGCAACACCACCGTCAATCCGTTCGTCACCATCACGGCGCTCGCGGAGCGGAACATCGAGAAGATCATCGCTACTGATCTGTGA
- a CDS encoding sigma-70 family RNA polymerase sigma factor — MGARVTEFEALTGSIEELRGGLTGYCYRMLGSAFDAEDAVQETMVRAWRNAARFEGRSSLRTWVYSIAHRVCLDALAGRGRRATPMDLSGPTSGATGPGTPLDASRWIEPCPDGRTSAAPADPAEVVTDRESIRLAFVAALQHLPPKQRAVLLMREILGLSAGEVAELQDTSVASVNSALQRARSTLAAHRTPPQAEREPVAPSDTQQVLADRYAAAFAAYDMDMLAMLLHVDVTLSLPPYPMWMRGFDDVEAWLTGPAIGCRGSHLVPTMANGVPAFGQYRPCADGTGFEPWALQVLDIADSRIRGISFFRDTERLFPLFDLPDRVAA, encoded by the coding sequence ATGGGGGCTCGCGTGACGGAGTTTGAGGCGCTGACCGGCTCGATCGAGGAATTGCGCGGCGGACTCACCGGCTACTGCTACCGGATGCTCGGTTCGGCCTTCGACGCCGAGGACGCGGTGCAGGAGACCATGGTCCGCGCCTGGCGCAACGCCGCGCGTTTCGAGGGGCGTTCGTCGCTGCGTACGTGGGTGTACAGCATCGCCCACCGCGTCTGCCTCGACGCGCTCGCCGGCCGCGGGCGCCGGGCGACGCCCATGGACCTGTCCGGACCGACCAGCGGCGCGACCGGGCCGGGCACCCCGCTCGACGCCTCTCGGTGGATCGAGCCGTGCCCCGACGGCCGCACCTCGGCGGCACCCGCCGATCCGGCCGAGGTGGTCACGGACCGCGAGTCCATCCGCCTCGCGTTCGTCGCCGCGCTGCAGCACCTGCCGCCCAAGCAGCGCGCCGTCCTGCTCATGCGGGAGATCCTGGGGCTCTCCGCGGGCGAGGTGGCCGAGCTTCAGGACACCTCCGTCGCCTCGGTCAACAGCGCGCTGCAGCGCGCCCGTTCCACGCTCGCCGCGCACCGCACACCACCGCAGGCGGAGCGCGAGCCGGTGGCCCCCAGCGACACCCAGCAGGTACTCGCCGACCGGTACGCGGCCGCCTTCGCCGCGTACGACATGGACATGCTGGCGATGCTGCTGCACGTCGACGTCACGCTGTCGCTGCCGCCCTACCCGATGTGGATGCGCGGCTTCGACGACGTCGAGGCGTGGCTGACCGGGCCCGCGATCGGGTGCCGGGGCTCGCACCTGGTGCCGACGATGGCCAACGGGGTGCCCGCGTTCGGCCAGTACCGGCCCTGCGCGGACGGAACGGGCTTCGAGCCGTGGGCACTTCAGGTCCTCGACATCGCGGACTCCCGGATCCGGGGCATCAGCTTCTTCCGCGACACCGAGCGTCTGTTCCCGCTCTTCGACCTGCCCGACCGGGTGGCCGCCTAG